One genomic window of Enoplosus armatus isolate fEnoArm2 chromosome 19, fEnoArm2.hap1, whole genome shotgun sequence includes the following:
- the LOC139302572 gene encoding activator of 90 kDa heat shock protein ATPase homolog 1-like, whose protein sequence is MAKWGEGDPRWIVEERADATNVNNWHWTERDVSGWSSERLRQLLLGVRVEGPEGVCQLTDVSKLDGEASINNRKGKLIFFYEWQLRASWLGTSSSGVKYRGTVEVFNLSDENNMDDLDISVSLCKDQPNTMLLDLMKKSGVQEVRRVLADYVHQLKSEFSQGMILPAADGPKLPQPQTKKNQAQISTQVEFTGVRISTCNFNLKETFQTSPDELYRTFINQEFVQAFTRSAAAVDGCHGGRFQMLDGSVSGQFTLLVPDQRIEMRWRFRTWPSEHFATVSLELEDRGNETELRMVCRGVPAGEEDSTREGWTRFYFQGIKQTFGY, encoded by the exons ATGGCTAAATGGGGCGAAGGAGATCCTCGATGGATCGTTGAGGAGAGAGCCGACGCCACCAACGTCAACAACTGGCACTG GACGGAGCGTGATGTCAGCGGCTGGTCATCAGAGCGTCTCCgtcagctgctgctgggggTTCGGGTGGAGGGACCAGAGGGAGTCTGTCAGCTGACCGACGTCTCCAAACTGGACGGAGAAGCTTCCATCAACAACCGGAAAGGAAAACTCATCTTCTTTTACGAGTGGCAGCTAAGAGCCAGCTGGCTGG ggACGTCCAGCAGCGGAGTGAAATACAGAGGAACCGTTGAGGTGTTCAACCTGTCAGACGAGAACAACATGGATGATCTTGAT atctcagtgtctctgtgtaaaGACCAGCCCAACACAATGCTCCTCGACCTCATGAAGAAGAGCGGGGTTCAGGAGGTCCGTAGGGTTCTGGCCGACTACGTCCACCAGCTGAAATCAG AGTTCAGTCAGGGGATGATCCTTCCTGCCGCCGATGGACCGAAGCTACCTCAACCTCAGACCAAGAAGAACCAGGCCCAGATCAGTACTCAGGTAGAGTTTA CAGGTGTTCGTATCTCAACCTGCAACTTTAATCTGAAAGAAACCTTCCAAACATCACCTGATGAGCTCTACAGGACCTTCATCAACCAGGAG TTTGTGCAGGCGTTTACACGCTCGGCGGCGGCGGTGGACGGGTGTCATGGAGGGAGGTTCCAGATGTTGGACGGGAGCGTCAGCGGACAGTTCACACTGCTG GTACCAGACCAGAGGATCGAGATGAGGTGGCGGTTCAGGACGTGGCCCAGCG AGCACTTTGCCACCGTCAGTCTAgagctggaggacagaggaaacgAGACAGAGCTGAGGATGGTGTGTCGAGGAGTCCCTGCAGGGGAGGAAGACTCCACCAGGGAGGGATGGACCCGGTTCTACTTCCAGGGCATCAAACAGACCTTCGGATACTGA
- the vipas39 gene encoding spermatogenesis-defective protein 39 homolog, which produces MMKSKADEEDYWNSSKFKAFTFDDEDDEFSRLKESKQAVNSIRRLVEEDDDEDDVEKVSWSGEPVGSISWSVRETAATNQKTDREPAFPKINTDTPTISKSNSGYSLSSLFKGKTKGGNFSSFSDALSDSSVRLYAPELRKPKSEYKDYISDWSPEETVQRMQQGKAVSLEKFRSLQDKLLLLDYAVSAHDGNVITAVLIYLKRTLSKEVLIRELESRQTALRHFIHYLTETRDQRLLLELLRALGRTEDVALLQYKEHLSIADENKRRDFLKSCLSLPFSAEDSGHVQDHYTLLERQIIIEATDRQAERGGKVEVFQKFPRRASILNMPLVTTLYYCCFYHYTESEGTYSSPLNIRQTFKISEKQYFVTALAARAKLKAWSDVDALFTSRNWLGFTRKKSPLSFQRVVDILQKNSAPTQVLQDYVALVDDAELRISLAQKHKCHDIVINTYRDLKDRQLLLGYRGKVERGSTEERKIDELLNNPQIRWKN; this is translated from the exons atgaTGAAGAGTAAAGCAGATGAGGAAGACTACTGGAACAGCTCCAAGTTCAAAGCTTTCACCTtcgatgatgaagatgatgaattCAGCAGG TTAAAAGAGTCGAAGCAGGCAGTGAACAGCATCCGCCGCCTggtggaggaagatgatgatgaagacgatgTGGAGAAGGTCAGCTGGAGTGGAGAGCCTGTCGGCA GTATCTCCTGGTCggtcagagagacagcagcGACCAatcagaagacagacagagagcccGCCTTCCCCAaaatcaacacagacacaccgaCCATCAGCAAGAGTAACTCCGGATACTCTCTGAGCTCTCTGTTCAAAG gaaaaacGAAAGGAGGAAACTTCTCGTCCTTCTCTGACG CGCTCAGCGACTCGTCTGTCAGGCTATACGCTCCAGAACTCCGAAAGCCCAAATCTGAATACAAG GATTATATCAGTGATTGGTCACCTGAGGAGACGGTCCAGAGAATGCAGCAGGGAAAG GCTGTGTCTCTGGAGAAGTTCCGGTCTCTTCaggacaaactgctgctgctcgaTTACGCCGTCAGCGCACACGACGGAAACGTCATCACTGCT gttttaatttatttaaagaGGACTCTGAGTAAAG AGGTTTTGATTCGGGAGCTGGAGTCCAGACAGACGGCTCTGAGACATTTCATCCACTATCTAACTGAAACCAGAGaccagaggctgctgctggagctgctcag AGCTCTGGGCAGAACGGAGGACGTGGCG ctgctgcaatATAAAGAACACCTGAGCATCGCAGATGAAAACAAGAGGCGGGACTTCCTGAAGAGCTGCCTCAG tcttccattttctgcagAAGATTCAGGTCACGTTCAGGATCACTACACTCTGCTGGAGAGACAGATCATCATCGAG gcaactgaCCGGCAGGCTGAGCGCGGAGGGAAGGTGGAAGTTTTCCAGAAGTTTCCCAGAAGGGCTTCGATCCTCAACATGCCGCTGGTCACAACACTGTACTACTGCTGCTTCTACCACTACACTGAGTCTGAG ggaaCCTACAGCAGTCCGTTGAACATCCGTCAGACCTTCAAG atTTCAGAGAAGCAATACTTTGTGACGGCGTTGGCGGCACGGGCGAAGCTGAAGGCGTGGTCAGATGTGGACGCTCTGTTCACCAGCAGGAACTGGCTCGGCTTCACCAGGAAGAAATCCCCGCTCAGCTTCCAACGAGTCGTCGACATCCTGCAGAAAAACTCCGCCCCCACACAG gtgcTGCAGGATTACGTGGCGCTGGTTGATGATGCGGAGCTGAGGATCAGTTTGGCTCAGAAACATAAATGTCACGACATCGTCATCAAC ACGTACCGGGATCTGAAGGACCGGCAGCTGTTGCTAGGATACCGGGGGAAGGTGGAGAGAGGATCTACAGAGGAGCGGAAGATCGACGAGCTGCTCAACAACCCG caAATCCGGTGGAAGAACTGA